Within Actinomycetota bacterium, the genomic segment ACCTCCGGGATGGACCTACTGGTCTGAAGTTTCCTCGTCGGTGTGCGTGAAGCTCTTGCGGCCGTAACGCTTCTGGAAACGCTCGACCCTGCCGCCCGTGTCGACGAGCTTCTGGCGTCCTGTGAAGAACGGATGGCACTCGTTGCAGAGGTCGACATGCAGCTCCGGCTTCGTGGAACGGGTCTTGAACGTGTTCCCACATGAACACGTCACCGTCGCCTCCACGTACTTGGGGTGGATACCTGCCTTCACAACGTCTCCTCTTAGGTAGACCTGGCCACCTCGGCCAGGAAATCTGTGTTGGACCTCGTAGTCTTCAAACGGTCGATCAACAATTCGAGTGCCGCTCCGGGCTCGAGTGCCAGAAGCACTCGGCGCAGCTTCCACACCTGCAGAAGCTCCTGCCTGTCGAACAACAACTCCTCTTTGCGTGTTCCCGATTGTGAAATGTCAACGGCAGGATAGATCCTGCGATCGGCGAGGCCGCGATCGAGCCGAAGCTCCATGTTGCCGGTGCCTTTGAACTCCTCGAAGATCACCTCGTCCATGCGAGAACCCGTTTCGACGAGTGCGGTGGCCATGATCGTCAGGCTGCCACCCTCTTCGATGTTTCGGGCGGCTCCAAAGAACCGCTTCGGTGGGTACAGAGCCGTCGAGTCCACGCCACCGGAGAGGATCCGCCCGCTCGCCGGCGTGGCGAGGTTGTGGGCCCGGGCCAGACGAGTGATCGAGTCGAGGAGGATGACGACGTCGGTCCCCATCTCCACGAGTCGCTTCGCCCGCTCCAACGCAAGGTCGGAGACCTGGGTATGTTCCTCGGCCGGACGGTCGAAAGTCGAATACACGACCTCGCCCTTGACGGAACGCTGCATGTCCGTGACCTCTTCGGGACGCTCGTCGACGAGCACGACCATCACGTAGCACTCGGGGTTGTTGACCTCGATCGAGTGCGCGATCTCCTTCAACACGGTGGTCTTGCCGGCCTTCGACGGGGACACGATCATCCCTCGTTGTCCTTTGCCGATTGGAGCGATCAGGTCGATGATCCTCGCCAGGCTGTGGTTCGGCATGCCTTCCACTTCGAGTCGAAGCCTGATATCCGGGAACAGGGGTGTGAGCTTGGAGAACTTCGGTCGTTGCCGGGCCTCCTCGGCCGTCATCCCGTTCACGCTGAGGATCCGCGTCAACGCGGGGAACTTCTCCTGTGACCTGGGCGGCCGGATCGGTCCGCTCACCTGGTCCCCCTTGCGCAGCCCGAACTTGCGGATCTGGCTGGCGGAAACGTAGACGTCCAGCTCGCCGGGAAGGTAGCCCGTGACTCTGAGGAACCCGTATCCCTCAGGAAGAATGTCGAGGATGCCCTCACGCTGTTCGAGTTCCCCTTCAGGGATCTGGGACTGGCCACCACCGGAGGAACGGCGACGCCGCCTCCGGTTGCGCTGAGTATCGCCCTGGTGATGCTCGTCACCTTGGCGCTGCTCGCGCTGAGAGCCACCGTCGTCGGAACGAGCCGACTCGTCGCCGGAGGTCGAGTCCTGGCCACGATCGGCCTCGTCACCGGTTGCCGCACCATCGCTTGCAGCCGTTGGCTCACCGTCGCCGGCCGGCTCGGGTGTTTCGACAGGCGTAGCCACGGGAAGGTCGATGGGAGCCGGCTCGCTGCTCACCGCAACACCGTCGGCATTCAGGATCCTGTCGATGAGTTTTGCCTTCTGCAGACCATCGGTCTCGATATCCACCGCGGCCGCGATGGTTCGGAGGTCCTTCACGGATTTCTCCTGGAGTTCCGATCTGGTGGTCATGTCATCCTTTCAGTCGGGAAGCCGTCATAAGAGGCTCGGCGACATGCTCTCTCGATGCCTCTTGCCTCTCACGGCACGAAGGAACATCATCGGAGGCTTGGGAACCCGACGCGATCAACGATCGATGCGCCGGGGGTGTGCACTCATTGTACGGTGGATTCGCCGATCTTCCAAGTACGAAAGTGCTCGATGAACTCTTCCACGGCCACCGAGCTTGCAGGAAGGACCGTGAAGTGCTCCTCGCGGTCGGCAAGGTCGGCGATCCTGGACGGAGTATCGGGCGTTTTCCCGATCGCCACTTCGACGACCTCCGGGAACTTTGCCGGATGGGCCGTACCCACCACGATCACCGGAACGTCACGCTCCTCGGCGTCCGAGGCGGCGACCGCAACGGCAGTGTGGGGATCGATCTGCCTGCCCCACCTACGAAAGACCGTACCGATGACATCCACGATCTGGTCATCGGTGAACCAATGCCCTCTGAAGGACGTCCGACCGAGCCCGGGGATTCCCGCGCCGGCCATCGCCATGGCGACGCGATCGCCGTCACGGCCGAGGAGTTCGTAGACCAGGCGCTCGAGGTTCGACGGAATCTGAATGTCCATTGCGGGAGCAACCGTCGGAATCACGTCGCTCGGGACAATGGATCCGTCCTCGACAAAGCGCACGACACTGCGGTTCACGTTCGTCCCGACGATCAATCTGCGAATGGGGACCCCCATCCGCTTCGCGACCCAGGCGGAGTAGACATTGCCGAAGTTGCCCGTCGGCACGGCCACGTCGACCTCGTCGGCTCCGACGGCGTTTACCGCCCACACATAGTATGGGATCTGGCCCATCACCCGCGCCCAGTTGATCGAGTTCACCGACGAGACGGGACCATCCATCCTGATGAGCAGTTCTTTGACGATGCGCTGGCAATCGTCGAAGGTCCCTTCGATCGCGACGTTGTGCACGTTCGCGGCGGCAACCGTCGTCATCTGACGTCGCTGCACGTCGGAGACTCTTCCATGGGGATGGAGGATGACGACGTCGAGCGCGGGACGACCTGCCACGGCCGCGATCGCAGCCGCCTGACGTCGCACCAAGCACCACGTAGTGCTCACCACGTGTTTCGAGTGCGTGATCGAGCAGCCGTCCGAGCCACTGGAGCGCGTAGTCCTTGAACGCAAACGTGGGTCCCCAGAACAGCTCGAGCAGGTACCGTGCGTCCCCGAGTTCGGTGATCGGTACGAGGCGATCGAACCCTTCATACGCGGCGCCGGCGAGCGCCGACAGCTCGCCCGGGTCCCCTGCGCCGAACATCCCGCCGACCGCGGCCACAAGGTCCGGGTAGGACAACCGGCCGAGATCGCGAAGATCCCCAGAGTCGAGCTCCGGCCACGTTTCCGGGACGAAAAGACCGCCATCGCCTGCAAGCCCGCTGAGCAGCACGTCTTCGAAGGACGCCCCGGCGACCCCACCGCGGGTCGACACATATCTCATGGTTCGTCGCTCTGCACCCGTATCGACGCGGCCACCTCCCGCACTTCGTCGAGGTCCTCCAGCGACGCGACCGCGGCACGCAGGTCCGTCTCGAGCGCATCGTGGGTAATCAGCAGCAGGGTTGCCTCGTCACCACGCCCCTCCTGCCAGACCGACTTGATGCTGACCTCCGCCTCCCCGAACGCACCGGCGATCTTGGCAAGTACGCCGGGAGCATCGAGGACGTGCAGGCGGATGTACCACTTGGTCATCGCCTCCTCGAAAGGGCGGACGCGTCCAGGGCCGAAACGGACCCGAGGTGTGGCTCGCGGCCCTGCGAGAAGTTCGCGAGCGGCGTCGATGATGTCACCGAGCACGGCCGTCGCCGTCGGGCCGCCTCCCGCACCGGGACCGGAGAACAGCAACTTGCCCACCTTCGGACCTTCCACGAACACGGCATTGGCCACACCCCTGACCGACGCCAGCGGATGAGATCTGGAAACGAGGGTCGGATGGACCCGAACCGTGATGCCGTCTTCGTCCTTGTCTGCGATGGCGAGGAGTTTCAGAACGTAACCGAGATCGGCCGCGAAGCCGACGTCCGCTATCTGGACGTTCTCGATTCCCTCCCGGTACACCTGATCGGTGCTCACGACGGTCCCGAACGCAAGGCTGGCGAGGATGGCGGCCTTCGCCACCGCATCGGCACCAGAGATGTCTGCGGTCGGATCGGCCTCGGCGAAACCTCGTTCCTGCGCCTCTCGTAGGGCATCTTCGAACCGGGCACCGTCTTCGGTCATGCGCGTCAGCAGGTAGTTCGTCGTTCCGTTGACGATTCCCATCACACGCGTCAACGATTCACCGGCGAGCGTCTCGGTGAGCGGGCGGATGATCGGGATGCCTCCACCGACGGACGCTTCGAAGAGCAACGACACACCGGTGCGG encodes:
- the rpmE gene encoding 50S ribosomal protein L31, producing the protein MKAGIHPKYVEATVTCSCGNTFKTRSTKPELHVDLCNECHPFFTGRQKLVDTGGRVERFQKRYGRKSFTHTDEETSDQ
- a CDS encoding transcription termination factor Rho, which produces MTTRSELQEKSVKDLRTIAAAVDIETDGLQKAKLIDRILNADGVAVSSEPAPIDLPVATPVETPEPAGDGEPTAASDGAATGDEADRGQDSTSGDESARSDDGGSQREQRQGDEHHQGDTQRNRRRRRRSSGGGQSQIPEGELEQREGILDILPEGYGFLRVTGYLPGELDVYVSASQIRKFGLRKGDQVSGPIRPPRSQEKFPALTRILSVNGMTAEEARQRPKFSKLTPLFPDIRLRLEVEGMPNHSLARIIDLIAPIGKGQRGMIVSPSKAGKTTVLKEIAHSIEVNNPECYVMVVLVDERPEEVTDMQRSVKGEVVYSTFDRPAEEHTQVSDLALERAKRLVEMGTDVVILLDSITRLARAHNLATPASGRILSGGVDSTALYPPKRFFGAARNIEEGGSLTIMATALVETGSRMDEVIFEEFKGTGNMELRLDRGLADRRIYPAVDISQSGTRKEELLFDRQELLQVWKLRRVLLALEPGAALELLIDRLKTTRSNTDFLAEVARST
- a CDS encoding homoserine dehydrogenase; this translates as MAVGIGILGGGIVGGALLQRLIEDRDALTARTGLELQVRRVAIRSPEKTRVFPIPDDLITTNPRVVIDDPDVQLVVEVMGGLEPAGELVLSALRAGKPVVTANKELVAARGVELLEEAARTGVSLLFEASVGGGIPIIRPLTETLAGESLTRVMGIVNGTTNYLLTRMTEDGARFEDALREAQERGFAEADPTADISGADAVAKAAILASLAFGTVVSTDQVYREGIENVQIADVGFAADLGYVLKLLAIADKDEDGITVRVHPTLVSRSHPLASVRGVANAVFVEGPKVGKLLFSGPGAGGGPTATAVLGDIIDAARELLAGPRATPRVRFGPGRVRPFEEAMTKWYIRLHVLDAPGVLAKIAGAFGEAEVSIKSVWQEGRGDEATLLLITHDALETDLRAAVASLEDLDEVREVAASIRVQSDEP